In Vidua chalybeata isolate OUT-0048 chromosome 9, bVidCha1 merged haplotype, whole genome shotgun sequence, a genomic segment contains:
- the DNTTIP2 gene encoding deoxynucleotidyltransferase terminal-interacting protein 2 isoform X2: protein MVNTRRAAARRREQGARGGSGSPADPHADPHADPHADLAGAAEVGSAEISTPVTRRMTRRTKSVCKPEVIQECQFEELEHAEMKSDVSDSSEMQVTSSENTAVPSAQSLAEPQGDGDVSEAESNCSSVSGLQTPLFVRITRRRQIVIPYQPDSADKKRHDSVPFVNKLSRILDEDDVSEAESCSSAVSGVQMLSVPTSTRSRQSKKKLQPCRVGEAQSEDTSGAESCCLSSLVEPCVTPKRITRSMQMKSQAENTKLTEEKNKFVSEDENLIEDTIKSDPIIISDSRPTAEFVSDTENASTLVDGNKEPSSPKSKCANATWSEDTEEEILNYVASSLTKPKQSDTESPVKKTKKNTQSVEIDHSEAICGQIQEDDGKIVARKGKLDVSVSLTDCMSPKQFLESQGQVTPNESKKITECERADAEADAQQSFSCDDKLRTSKPASAVSSPSKDMAVAQTSESIGKSRILQIGADTADNQAKEYEVSHNSEKPSSDNSSLALLLSNSESDDSENSDVADVDTVDENLCYKESDERTPSLKKSLKSDSLHVEGLFVIDTKPGMSSSQKYYLDDVDQDSDANSKHKGGEKDEESDLEEDEEELIDEDEKDEDDDLLKNKVDVLRLSSSIDPGLNIKKLGGLYISFDAKNQKPRSSVIEPLKKKKEDQLLQKSIITPDFERKECVPPYRESLHQLKKQRRAEREKTTGDGWFGMKAPEITSELKNDLKVLKMRASLDPKHFYKKNDRDGLPKYFQVGTVVDSPIDFYHSRIPKKQRKRTIVEELLADSEFRRYNKKKYQEIMSEKAAFAAGKRNRKKKKFHN from the exons GTGGGATCTGCTGAAATTAGTACTCCTGTGACTAGGAGGATGACTAGAAGAACTAAATCAGTTTGTAAGCCAGAGGTGATTCAGGAATGTCAGTTTGAAGAGTTGGAACATGCAGAAATGAAATCAGATGTCAGTGATAGCTCAGAGATGCAGGTCACTAGCAGTGAGAACACGGCTGTTCCGTCAGCACAATCACTTGCTGAACCACAAGGTGATGGTGATGTGTCAGAAGCAGAATCAAACTGCTCTTCTGTGTCTGGTCTCCAGACACCTTTGTTTGTAAGAATAACACGGAGGCGACAAATCGTAATTCCTTATCAACCAGATTCTGCTGACAAAAAAAGACATGACAGTGTACCTTTTGTAAATAAGTTAAGTAGGATTCTGGATGAAGATGATGTTTCTGAAGCTGAGTCTTGTTCCTCTGCTGTTTCTGGTGTCCAGATGCTCAGTGTTCCCACAAGTACAAGAAGCAgacaaagtaaaaagaaattgcagCCATGCAGAGTTGGTGAAGCCCAGAGTGAAGATACTTCTGGTGCAGAATCATGTTGCCTAAGTTCCCTTGTGGAACCATGTGTCACTCCAAAACGAATTACTAGGAGCATGCAAATGAAATCACAAGCAGAAAACACTAAGctgactgaggaaaaaaataaatttgtttcagaAGATGAGAATTTAATTGAGGACACTATTAAATCTGATCCCATCATAATTTCTGATTCTAGACCTACTGCAGAATTTGTCAGTGACACAGAAAATGCTTCCACCCTCGTTGATGGTAATAAAGAACCCAGTTCACCTAAAAGCAAATGTGCTAATGCAACCTGGAGTGAGGACACAGaagaagagattttaaattatgtggCATCTAGTcttacaaaaccaaaacaaagtgACACTGAATCAcctgtgaaaaaaacaaaaaaaaatacacagtctGTTGAGATAGACCATTCAGAAGCAATATGTGGCCAAATACAAGAAGATGACGGTAAAATAGTTGCAAGGAAGGGGAAATTAGATGTGTCTGTTTCTTTGACTGACTGCATGAGTCCCAAACAATTTCTAGAATCCCAAGGACAAGTAACAccaaatgaaagtaaaaaaattacagaatgtGAAAGAGCAGATGCTGAGGCAGATGCACAGCAGTCTTTCTCATGTGATGATAAATTGAGGACGAGTAAGCCAGCTAGTGCAGTGAGCAGCCCATCAAAGGACATGGCTGTTGCACAGACATCTGAAAGCATTGGTAAAAGCAGGATACTCCAAATTGGTGCAGACACTGCTGACAACCAAGCAAAAGAATATGAGGTATCCCACAACAGTGAAAAACCAAGCAGTGATAACAGCTCTCTTGCATTGCTTCTGAGCAACAGTGAAAGTGATGACTCTGAAAATAGTGATGTTGCAGATGTAGATACAGTTGATGAGAATCTGTGTTATAAAGAGTCAGATGAGAGAACTCCTTCCCtcaaaaaatctttaaaaagcGATTCACTGCATGTTGAAGGTCTTTTTGTAATTGATACTAAGCCTGGCATGAGTTCCAGCCAAAAGTATTATCTGGATGATGTAGACCAAGACAGTGATGCTAATAGTAAGCATAAAGGAGGTGAAAAAGATGAAGAATCAGACTTggaagaggatgaagaggaaTTGATAGATGAAGATGAAaaagatgaagatgatgatCTGTTGAAAAATAAGGTTGACGT TTTACGTCTTTCCAGTAGCATAGACCCTGGTTTGAATATCAAGAAGCTTGGAGGTTTATATATCAGTTTTGATGCAAAAAATCAGAAGCCTAGATCGAGTGTAATTGAACcactgaagaagaagaaggaggacCAG ctCTTGCAGAAGAGTATAATAACTCCAGACTTTGAAAGAAAGGAATGTGTCCCACCCTACAGGGAATCACTTCACCAGCTAAAGAAACAGCGCAGG GCAGAGCGAGAGAAAACAACAGGTGATGGTTGGTTTGGTATGAAAGCCCCAGAAATCACAAGTGAACTGAAGAATGATCTTAAAGTTTTGAAGATGAGAGCTTCATTGGACCCTAAGCATTTCTATAAGAAGAATGATAGAGATGGTCTCCCCAAGTACTTCCAG GTTGGAACTGTAGTTGATTCTCCCATAGACTTTTACCACAGTCGAATCCCTAAGAAACAGAGGAAGAGAACAATTGTGGAGGAGCTGCTTGCAGATTCAGAGTTCAGAAG ATATAATAAAAAGAAGTATCAGGAGATCATGagtgaaaaagcagcttttgcagcagggaagaggaatcggaagaagaagaaatttcacAATTAA
- the DNTTIP2 gene encoding deoxynucleotidyltransferase terminal-interacting protein 2 isoform X1, whose product MTRRTKSVCKPEVIQECQFEELEHAEMKSDVSDSSEMQVTSSENTAVPSAQSLAEPQGDGDVSEAESNCSSVSGLQTPLFVRITRRRQIVIPYQPDSADKKRHDSVPFVNKLSRILDEDDVSEAESCSSAVSGVQMLSVPTSTRSRQSKKKLQPCRVGEAQSEDTSGAESCCLSSLVEPCVTPKRITRSMQMKSQAENTKLTEEKNKFVSEDENLIEDTIKSDPIIISDSRPTAEFVSDTENASTLVDGNKEPSSPKSKCANATWSEDTEEEILNYVASSLTKPKQSDTESPVKKTKKNTQSVEIDHSEAICGQIQEDDGKIVARKGKLDVSVSLTDCMSPKQFLESQGQVTPNESKKITECERADAEADAQQSFSCDDKLRTSKPASAVSSPSKDMAVAQTSESIGKSRILQIGADTADNQAKEYEVSHNSEKPSSDNSSLALLLSNSESDDSENSDVADVDTVDENLCYKESDERTPSLKKSLKSDSLHVEGLFVIDTKPGMSSSQKYYLDDVDQDSDANSKHKGGEKDEESDLEEDEEELIDEDEKDEDDDLLKNKVDVLRLSSSIDPGLNIKKLGGLYISFDAKNQKPRSSVIEPLKKKKEDQLLQKSIITPDFERKECVPPYRESLHQLKKQRRAEREKTTGDGWFGMKAPEITSELKNDLKVLKMRASLDPKHFYKKNDRDGLPKYFQVGTVVDSPIDFYHSRIPKKQRKRTIVEELLADSEFRRYNKKKYQEIMSEKAAFAAGKRNRKKKKFHN is encoded by the exons ATGACTAGAAGAACTAAATCAGTTTGTAAGCCAGAGGTGATTCAGGAATGTCAGTTTGAAGAGTTGGAACATGCAGAAATGAAATCAGATGTCAGTGATAGCTCAGAGATGCAGGTCACTAGCAGTGAGAACACGGCTGTTCCGTCAGCACAATCACTTGCTGAACCACAAGGTGATGGTGATGTGTCAGAAGCAGAATCAAACTGCTCTTCTGTGTCTGGTCTCCAGACACCTTTGTTTGTAAGAATAACACGGAGGCGACAAATCGTAATTCCTTATCAACCAGATTCTGCTGACAAAAAAAGACATGACAGTGTACCTTTTGTAAATAAGTTAAGTAGGATTCTGGATGAAGATGATGTTTCTGAAGCTGAGTCTTGTTCCTCTGCTGTTTCTGGTGTCCAGATGCTCAGTGTTCCCACAAGTACAAGAAGCAgacaaagtaaaaagaaattgcagCCATGCAGAGTTGGTGAAGCCCAGAGTGAAGATACTTCTGGTGCAGAATCATGTTGCCTAAGTTCCCTTGTGGAACCATGTGTCACTCCAAAACGAATTACTAGGAGCATGCAAATGAAATCACAAGCAGAAAACACTAAGctgactgaggaaaaaaataaatttgtttcagaAGATGAGAATTTAATTGAGGACACTATTAAATCTGATCCCATCATAATTTCTGATTCTAGACCTACTGCAGAATTTGTCAGTGACACAGAAAATGCTTCCACCCTCGTTGATGGTAATAAAGAACCCAGTTCACCTAAAAGCAAATGTGCTAATGCAACCTGGAGTGAGGACACAGaagaagagattttaaattatgtggCATCTAGTcttacaaaaccaaaacaaagtgACACTGAATCAcctgtgaaaaaaacaaaaaaaaatacacagtctGTTGAGATAGACCATTCAGAAGCAATATGTGGCCAAATACAAGAAGATGACGGTAAAATAGTTGCAAGGAAGGGGAAATTAGATGTGTCTGTTTCTTTGACTGACTGCATGAGTCCCAAACAATTTCTAGAATCCCAAGGACAAGTAACAccaaatgaaagtaaaaaaattacagaatgtGAAAGAGCAGATGCTGAGGCAGATGCACAGCAGTCTTTCTCATGTGATGATAAATTGAGGACGAGTAAGCCAGCTAGTGCAGTGAGCAGCCCATCAAAGGACATGGCTGTTGCACAGACATCTGAAAGCATTGGTAAAAGCAGGATACTCCAAATTGGTGCAGACACTGCTGACAACCAAGCAAAAGAATATGAGGTATCCCACAACAGTGAAAAACCAAGCAGTGATAACAGCTCTCTTGCATTGCTTCTGAGCAACAGTGAAAGTGATGACTCTGAAAATAGTGATGTTGCAGATGTAGATACAGTTGATGAGAATCTGTGTTATAAAGAGTCAGATGAGAGAACTCCTTCCCtcaaaaaatctttaaaaagcGATTCACTGCATGTTGAAGGTCTTTTTGTAATTGATACTAAGCCTGGCATGAGTTCCAGCCAAAAGTATTATCTGGATGATGTAGACCAAGACAGTGATGCTAATAGTAAGCATAAAGGAGGTGAAAAAGATGAAGAATCAGACTTggaagaggatgaagaggaaTTGATAGATGAAGATGAAaaagatgaagatgatgatCTGTTGAAAAATAAGGTTGACGT TTTACGTCTTTCCAGTAGCATAGACCCTGGTTTGAATATCAAGAAGCTTGGAGGTTTATATATCAGTTTTGATGCAAAAAATCAGAAGCCTAGATCGAGTGTAATTGAACcactgaagaagaagaaggaggacCAG ctCTTGCAGAAGAGTATAATAACTCCAGACTTTGAAAGAAAGGAATGTGTCCCACCCTACAGGGAATCACTTCACCAGCTAAAGAAACAGCGCAGG GCAGAGCGAGAGAAAACAACAGGTGATGGTTGGTTTGGTATGAAAGCCCCAGAAATCACAAGTGAACTGAAGAATGATCTTAAAGTTTTGAAGATGAGAGCTTCATTGGACCCTAAGCATTTCTATAAGAAGAATGATAGAGATGGTCTCCCCAAGTACTTCCAG GTTGGAACTGTAGTTGATTCTCCCATAGACTTTTACCACAGTCGAATCCCTAAGAAACAGAGGAAGAGAACAATTGTGGAGGAGCTGCTTGCAGATTCAGAGTTCAGAAG ATATAATAAAAAGAAGTATCAGGAGATCATGagtgaaaaagcagcttttgcagcagggaagaggaatcggaagaagaagaaatttcacAATTAA